A single region of the Hirundo rustica isolate bHirRus1 chromosome 17, bHirRus1.pri.v3, whole genome shotgun sequence genome encodes:
- the MLEC gene encoding malectin produces the protein MVGAGARGAPLLPPVLLLPLLLRGAAGGIADSVVWAVNAGGDAHVDVNGIHFRKDPLEGRVGRASDYGMKLPILRSNAEDQILYQTERYNEETFGYEVPIKEEGDYVLVLKFAEVYFAQSQQKVFDVRLNGHVVVKDLDIFDRVGHSTAHDEIIPMSIKKGKLSVQGEVSTFTGKLHIEFVKGYYDNPKICALYILQGTVEDVPKLQPHPGLEKKEEDDDEDDYDDGSSVKKQANKNRVQSGPRTPNPYASDNSSLMFPILVAFGVFIPTLFCLCRL, from the exons ATGGTGGGCGCTGGTGCGCGCGGGGCGCCGCTGCTGCCgcccgtgctgctgctgccgctgctgctgcggggcgcggcgggcggcaTCGCCGACAGCGTCGTGTGGGCCGTCAACGCGGGCGGCGATGCCCATGTGGACGTGAACGGCATCCACTTCCGCAAGGACCCGCTCGAGGGCCGCGTGGGCCGAG CTTCTGACTATGGTATGAAACTGCCAATCCTGCGGTCCAACGCAGAAGACCAGATTCTTTACCAGACGGAGCGTTACAATGAGGAAACCTTTGGCTATGAAGTTCCCATCAAAGAGGAGGGTGACTATGTGCTGGTGTTGAAGTTTGCAGAGGTCTATTTTGCACAGTCTCAACAGAAG GTATTTGATGTTCGCTTGAACGGCCACGTGGTGGTGAAAGACTTGGACATTTTTGACAGAGTtggacacagcacagctcacGATGAGATCATTCCCATGAGTatcaaaaagggaaaactgagtGTCCAGGGAGAGGTTTCAACGTTCACAGGAAAGCTCCACATTGAGTTTGTAAAG GGCTACTATGACAATCCGAAAATCTGTGCCCTATACATCCTGCAAGGAACAGTGGAAG ATGTTCCAAAGCTGCAACCACACCCAGGTctggagaaaaaagaggaagatgatgatgaagatgacTATGATGATGGCTCCAGTGTCAAAAAACAGGCAAATAAGAACCGGGTTCAGTCAGGCCCACGCACACCAAACCCCTATGCCTCGGACAACAGCAGCCTCATGTTTCCCATATTGGTGGCCTTTGGTGTCTTTATTCCTACCCTCTTCTGCCTCTGCCGATTGTGA
- the UNC119B gene encoding protein unc-119 homolog B, which produces MSGSRARAAAAAPGPDKKLPPASAGPLSRLRGRRGSAEAPPRQPWTESELLALETVRPEHVLGLCRVTENYLCKPEDNIYNIDFTRFKIRDLETGTVLFEIAKPSASEHDEEDEDDSSELDASAGRFVRYQFTPAFLRLRTVGATVEFTVGEKPVSNFRMIERHYFRDRLLKNFDFDFGFCIPSSRNTCEHIYEFPQLSEDLIRLMVENPYETRSDSFYFVDNKLIMHNKADYAYNGGQ; this is translated from the exons ATGAGCGGCTCCagggcgcgggcggcggcggcggcgccgggcccgGACAAGAAGCTGCCGCCGGCCTCCGCGGGGCCGCTCAGCCGCCTGCGGGGCCGACGCGGGTCGGCCGAAGCGCCGCCACGGCAGCCCTGGACCGAGTCCGAGTTGCTGGCGCTGGAGACCGTCCGACCCGAGCACGtcctggggctgtgccgggTGACGGAGA ATTATTTATGCAAACCTGAGGACAACATTTACAACATTGACTTCACCAGGTTTAAAATCCGGGACCTTGAAACTGGAACAGTACTATTTGAAATTGCCAAGCCATCTGCTTCAG AGCATGATGAAGAGGATGAAGATGACAGCAGTGAACTGGACGCAAGTGCAGGTCGCTTTGTTCGGTACCAGTTCACCCCAGCGTTTCTCCGTCTTCGGACTGTTGGCGCAAC AGTGGAATTCACAGTGGGAGAAAAGCCAGTGTCAAACTTCCGAATGATTGAGAGACATTACTTCCGAGATCGCTTGCTGAAGAactttgattttgattttggcTTCTGCATCCCCAGTAGCAGGAACACATGTGAACACATTTATGAATTCCCTCAGCTCTCAGAAGACCTTA TCCGTCTGATGGTTGAAAACCCGTACGAGACGCGCTCGGACAGCTTTTACTTTGTGGACAACAAGTTGATTATGCACAACAAGGCCGACTATGCTTACAATGGAGGACAGTAA